A stretch of the bacterium SCSIO 12827 genome encodes the following:
- a CDS encoding ribonuclease D, with translation MDAPSQSGTPVIHLHQGDLPDGVTFTGSVAVDSETQGLDLSRDRLCVVQLSGGDGVCHLVQIAAGQQAAPNLKALMEDVSVIKIFHYARFDIAALKRWLAIDCTPVYCTKIASKLVRTYTDGHGLKDVVRELVGVDLDKQQQSSDWARATLSPAQQGYAANDVLYLHRVKAELDTMIAREGRQHLLQACLDFLPTRVDLDLAGWGAVDIFHH, from the coding sequence ATGGACGCGCCAAGTCAATCCGGAACTCCCGTCATTCATCTTCATCAAGGCGATTTGCCCGACGGTGTGACCTTCACCGGGTCGGTCGCCGTCGATTCCGAGACCCAGGGCCTGGACCTCAGCCGAGACCGGTTGTGCGTGGTGCAGCTTTCGGGCGGCGACGGGGTCTGCCATCTGGTGCAGATCGCGGCCGGGCAGCAGGCGGCGCCGAACCTGAAGGCGCTGATGGAAGACGTTTCGGTGATCAAGATCTTCCATTACGCCCGGTTCGACATCGCGGCCCTGAAACGCTGGCTCGCCATCGACTGCACGCCCGTCTATTGCACCAAGATCGCGTCCAAGCTGGTGCGCACCTATACCGACGGCCACGGCCTCAAGGACGTGGTTCGCGAACTGGTCGGCGTCGATCTGGACAAGCAGCAGCAATCCTCCGACTGGGCGCGCGCGACCCTCAGCCCGGCCCAGCAGGGCTATGCGGCCAATGACGTGCTCTATCTGCATCGGGTCAAGGCGGAACTCGACACCATGATCGCCCGTGAAGGGCGGCAACATCTGCTGCAGGCCTGCCTGGATTTCCTGCCCACGCGGGTCGATCTCGACCTTGCCGGCTGGGGTGCGGTCGACATCTTCCATCATTGA
- a CDS encoding KpsF/GutQ family sugar-phosphate isomerase translates to MSADQANTHATAVIGADPAGADDLAVARRVLAIESDGLKALSASLGDVFVRAVAIMAAAQGRIVVTGMGKSGHVGRKIAATLASTGTPAMFVHPAEASHGDLGMITSADVIFALSNSGETAELADLIAYAKRFAIPLVAVTGKAQSSLADNADAALIYPDPPEACPMGLAPTTSTTVMMGLGDAIAMALLERKGFSSGDFHALHPGGKLGRRLMKVSDIMHQGDELPLVAPEVPMTEALLVMTAKRFGCLGVVDAGGRLMGVITDGDLRRHMADNVLARSAGDTMTAGGARIEPDRLASEALGIMNARAITNLFVVENDRPVGILHIHDCLRAGIA, encoded by the coding sequence ATGAGCGCGGATCAAGCCAACACCCATGCGACCGCCGTCATTGGCGCAGACCCGGCAGGCGCCGATGATCTGGCCGTGGCGCGCCGCGTCCTGGCCATTGAAAGTGACGGGCTGAAGGCCCTGTCGGCGAGCCTGGGCGACGTCTTCGTGCGCGCCGTCGCGATCATGGCCGCCGCCCAAGGCCGCATCGTCGTCACCGGCATGGGCAAAAGCGGCCATGTCGGGCGCAAGATCGCGGCGACCCTGGCGTCCACGGGCACGCCGGCGATGTTCGTTCATCCGGCGGAGGCATCGCATGGCGATCTCGGCATGATCACATCGGCGGATGTCATCTTCGCGCTGTCCAATTCGGGCGAAACGGCGGAGCTTGCCGATCTGATCGCCTATGCCAAGCGCTTTGCCATTCCGCTTGTCGCGGTCACCGGCAAGGCGCAAAGCTCGCTCGCCGACAATGCCGATGCGGCCCTGATCTATCCCGATCCCCCGGAAGCCTGCCCCATGGGCCTGGCGCCGACGACCTCGACCACCGTGATGATGGGCCTGGGCGATGCGATTGCCATGGCGTTGCTGGAACGCAAGGGGTTCTCGTCCGGCGATTTCCACGCCCTGCATCCGGGCGGCAAGCTGGGCCGCCGCCTGATGAAGGTTTCCGACATCATGCACCAGGGCGACGAGTTGCCCCTGGTCGCCCCCGAAGTGCCGATGACCGAGGCCCTTTTGGTGATGACGGCCAAGCGGTTCGGCTGCCTGGGCGTGGTCGATGCAGGCGGGCGTCTGATGGGTGTCATCACCGATGGCGACCTGCGCCGCCACATGGCCGATAACGTGCTGGCGCGCAGTGCCGGCGACACGATGACGGCGGGCGGGGCCAGGATCGAGCCGGACCGTCTGGCGTCGGAGGCGCTCGGCATCATGAACGCCCGCGCGATCACCAACCTGTTCGTGGTCGAAAACGACCGTCCGGTCGGCATCCTGCATATTCACGACTGTCTTCGAGCGGGGATCGCGTGA
- the lptC gene encoding LPS export ABC transporter periplasmic protein LptC codes for MTTMAMDSYSGFVQVAKVMLPVAAVGLIALVILWPHLRTEDLRFRIGFAAITSNVDGDPNLLNPRYVGTDNDNQPYAVTADIAKKLDGEGMDMRIGLELPKADITLKDGTWLVLTAENGIYARRAKTLDLAGSVNLFHDSGYEFRTEKATLDLAEGLARGDDPVKGQGPFGTLQAEGFRLLNKGRTILFTGKSKMVLKPGAKGVK; via the coding sequence GTGACCACGATGGCCATGGACTCCTATTCCGGGTTCGTCCAAGTCGCCAAGGTCATGTTGCCTGTTGCGGCGGTCGGGTTGATCGCTCTGGTTATTTTGTGGCCGCATCTGCGCACTGAGGATCTGCGGTTCCGCATCGGCTTCGCCGCCATTACCTCCAACGTCGACGGCGACCCCAATCTTCTCAATCCGCGCTATGTCGGCACCGACAACGACAACCAGCCCTATGCGGTGACCGCCGACATCGCCAAAAAACTTGATGGCGAAGGCATGGACATGCGCATCGGCCTGGAACTTCCGAAGGCGGACATCACGCTGAAGGACGGCACCTGGCTGGTGCTGACGGCGGAAAACGGCATCTATGCACGGCGCGCCAAGACGCTGGATCTAGCGGGCTCGGTCAATCTGTTTCACGATTCCGGTTACGAATTTCGCACGGAAAAGGCGACCCTCGATCTGGCAGAGGGGCTGGCCCGGGGAGATGATCCGGTCAAAGGTCAGGGGCCCTTCGGCACCTTGCAGGCGGAGGGCTTCCGGCTGCTGAACAAGGGCCGTACGATCCTGTTCACGGGCAAGTCCAAGATGGTGCTGAAGCCCGGCGCCAAGGGGGTGAAATGA
- the lptB gene encoding LPS export ABC transporter ATP-binding protein produces MSELDNRPERSAAKPRLIADNQGLIANNLGKSFKKRPVVRGVSVSIQRGEVVGLLGPNGAGKTTCFYMITGLVQPDYGTIVLDGQNISALPMYRRARLGIGYLPQEASIFRGLTVEQNIRAALEVVESNRDRREAILDALLAEFSITHLRRTPAIALSGGERRRVEIARALASNPHFVLLDEPFAGIDPIAVGDIRDLVAHLKDRGIGVLITDHNVRETLDVIDRAYIIHDGRMLMEGRPSDIVGNEDVRRVYLGDRFSL; encoded by the coding sequence ATGAGCGAACTCGACAACCGCCCCGAACGTTCCGCCGCCAAGCCGCGCCTGATCGCGGACAACCAGGGTCTGATCGCAAATAACCTGGGCAAAAGTTTCAAGAAGCGGCCCGTGGTGCGCGGCGTCAGCGTCAGCATCCAACGCGGCGAGGTGGTCGGCCTGCTCGGCCCCAACGGCGCCGGCAAGACGACCTGCTTCTACATGATCACCGGCCTGGTGCAGCCCGATTACGGCACCATCGTTTTGGACGGACAGAATATCTCGGCCCTGCCCATGTACCGGCGCGCGCGCCTGGGCATCGGCTATTTGCCGCAGGAAGCATCGATCTTTCGCGGCCTTACCGTGGAGCAGAACATCCGTGCCGCGCTTGAGGTGGTCGAATCCAACCGCGACCGCCGGGAGGCGATCCTGGATGCCCTGTTGGCCGAATTTTCTATCACCCATCTACGGCGCACACCGGCCATCGCCCTGTCCGGTGGTGAGCGGCGGCGCGTCGAAATCGCCCGCGCGCTGGCGTCGAACCCGCATTTCGTGCTGCTGGACGAACCTTTCGCCGGCATCGATCCGATCGCCGTCGGCGACATCCGCGACCTTGTCGCCCATCTGAAGGACCGCGGCATCGGGGTGCTGATCACCGACCATAACGTGCGCGAGACACTCGACGTCATCGACCGCGCCTATATCATTCATGACGGCAGGATGCTCATGGAGGGCCGGCCGTCGGACATCGTCGGCAACGAGGACGTGCGCCGTGTCTATCTGGGCGACCGATTCAGCCTTTAA
- the rpoN gene encoding RNA polymerase factor sigma-54 — MALTPRLDQRQSQSLVMTPQLQQAIKLLQLSNIELAEFVEQELEQNPMLERDDAEDRTTEVEAADGGDGAQAADAGTDGAVPGDGPDDGGPADDGSDDGPDDGMSMDFGDDGDGGPADGDMDVALDDLYTQDGQPDAVQAAPDAGYEPTLPTSAAGGYDDDLPGLDQTLSSDVTLRDHLMEQLGMDVSDVVDRMIGAYLIDSLDETGYLTIDLMAVAEALDCAPERVEAVLKHLQQFDPPGIFARDLKECLALQLADRDRLDPAMAAFVDNLDLVARREFKTLAKVCGVDAEDIADMLAELKSLDPKPALSFGGELAQPVIPDVLMRARPSGGWHIELNPDTLPRVLVNNQYYAEISTKKASKVDRQYITEQYQSANWLVKSLHQRATTILKVAKEIVRQQDAFFLKGVQHLRPLVLRDIADIIDMHESTVSRVTANKYIASPRGIFELKYFFTSSISRSDGGEAFSAEAIKARIRAMIDGEPPAQVLSDDKLVEILRADGVDIARRTVAKYREALGIPSSVQRRRQKSLSN, encoded by the coding sequence ATGGCGTTGACGCCGCGCCTCGATCAACGCCAGAGCCAATCTCTGGTGATGACGCCGCAATTGCAGCAGGCGATCAAACTTCTGCAACTGTCCAACATCGAACTTGCTGAGTTCGTCGAGCAGGAGCTTGAGCAGAATCCGATGCTGGAGCGGGACGATGCCGAGGACCGCACCACAGAGGTCGAAGCGGCGGACGGCGGCGACGGGGCCCAGGCCGCCGATGCGGGAACGGACGGTGCCGTGCCCGGTGATGGGCCGGACGACGGGGGCCCCGCCGATGACGGCTCCGATGACGGCCCCGATGACGGAATGTCCATGGATTTCGGCGATGACGGCGACGGCGGTCCGGCCGACGGTGACATGGATGTGGCGCTCGACGATCTGTACACCCAGGACGGCCAGCCGGATGCGGTGCAGGCGGCCCCCGACGCCGGGTACGAGCCGACCCTGCCGACCTCCGCCGCCGGCGGCTATGACGACGACCTGCCGGGTCTGGACCAGACCCTGTCGTCCGACGTCACGCTGCGCGATCATCTGATGGAACAACTCGGCATGGACGTCAGCGATGTGGTCGATCGCATGATCGGCGCCTACCTGATCGACAGTCTGGATGAGACCGGATATCTGACCATCGACCTCATGGCCGTTGCCGAGGCGCTGGATTGCGCGCCCGAGCGGGTCGAGGCCGTGCTCAAACACCTGCAGCAATTCGACCCGCCCGGCATCTTCGCGCGCGACCTGAAGGAATGCCTGGCGCTGCAGTTGGCCGACCGCGACCGTCTGGACCCAGCCATGGCGGCCTTCGTCGACAATCTGGATTTGGTCGCCCGCCGCGAATTCAAGACGTTGGCCAAAGTCTGCGGCGTCGACGCGGAAGACATCGCCGACATGCTGGCGGAGCTTAAGTCGCTCGACCCCAAACCGGCGCTGTCGTTCGGCGGCGAGCTTGCCCAGCCGGTGATCCCCGATGTGCTGATGCGCGCCCGGCCGTCCGGCGGTTGGCACATCGAACTCAACCCCGATACCTTGCCGCGGGTCCTGGTCAACAACCAGTACTACGCCGAGATCAGCACCAAGAAGGCATCCAAGGTCGACCGCCAGTACATCACCGAACAGTATCAGTCGGCGAACTGGCTGGTGAAATCGCTGCACCAGCGGGCGACGACGATCCTCAAGGTGGCCAAGGAAATCGTGCGTCAGCAGGACGCCTTCTTCCTGAAGGGGGTGCAGCATCTGCGGCCGCTGGTCCTGCGCGACATCGCCGATATCATCGACATGCACGAAAGCACGGTCAGCCGGGTCACCGCGAACAAGTACATCGCGTCGCCGCGGGGCATTTTCGAATTGAAGTATTTCTTTACCTCGTCGATTTCACGGTCCGACGGTGGCGAGGCGTTTTCCGCCGAGGCCATCAAGGCGCGGATTCGCGCCATGATCGACGGTGAGCCCCCGGCCCAGGTTCTGTCCGATGACAAACTGGTCGAAATTTTGCGTGCCGACGGCGTCGATATCGCCCGGCGCACGGTGGCCAAATACCGCGAGGCCTTGGGCATTCCGTCGTCCGTGCAGCGCCGCCGCCAGAAAAGCCTCAGTAATTAA
- the raiA gene encoding ribosome-associated translation inhibitor RaiA, whose translation MNITIKGKNLDVGDALRSHAEGQIADAVTKYFDRALEANVVLSKSGHTFNAEISVHPMGGVVVHGRGANDDPYAAFDQAAERIAKQLRRYHRRLTSHHENKAAQESFRAQHFVVQAEPEHEELPEEGQPTIIAELPTEIPTLSVSAAVMRMDLADVRVQMFRDSKSGRLNVVYRRDDGNIGWIDPVDGRSADA comes from the coding sequence ATGAATATCACCATTAAGGGCAAGAACCTGGATGTGGGCGACGCGCTGCGAAGCCACGCCGAAGGCCAGATTGCGGACGCGGTCACCAAGTATTTCGACCGCGCGCTTGAGGCAAATGTCGTGCTGTCCAAATCGGGGCACACGTTTAATGCCGAAATTTCGGTGCATCCCATGGGCGGTGTCGTCGTCCACGGACGGGGCGCCAACGACGATCCCTACGCGGCCTTCGATCAGGCGGCGGAACGTATCGCCAAGCAGCTTCGCCGCTACCACCGGCGTCTGACCAGCCATCACGAGAACAAGGCCGCCCAGGAAAGCTTCCGGGCGCAGCATTTCGTGGTGCAGGCGGAACCGGAACACGAAGAACTGCCCGAAGAGGGGCAGCCGACAATCATTGCCGAATTGCCCACGGAAATTCCGACCCTGTCGGTCAGTGCCGCGGTTATGCGCATGGATCTGGCGGACGTTCGGGTGCAGATGTTCCGTGACAGCAAGTCGGGACGCCTGAACGTCGTCTACCGGCGCGATGACGGCAACATCGGCTGGATCGATCCGGTCGACGGCCGCTCCGCCGACGCGTAA
- the ptsN gene encoding PTS IIA-like nitrogen regulatory protein PtsN, whose product MEIRDLLTSDSVIANLRVTSKKQALQELAGAVSRVTDLDERAVFDVLMEREKLGTTGVGNGIAIPHGKLPGLDKLYGMFARMEKPIDFQAIDEQPVDLIFLLLAPESAGADHLKALARVSRLLRDRATCDKLRGTDNAEALYAILSNSADVQAA is encoded by the coding sequence ATGGAAATCCGCGACCTCCTCACCTCCGACAGCGTGATCGCCAATTTGCGTGTGACCAGCAAGAAGCAGGCGCTGCAGGAATTGGCGGGTGCTGTTTCGCGCGTCACCGATTTGGACGAACGCGCGGTGTTCGACGTTCTGATGGAACGGGAAAAACTGGGCACCACCGGCGTGGGCAACGGTATCGCCATTCCCCACGGCAAGCTGCCCGGCCTGGACAAGCTCTACGGCATGTTCGCGCGCATGGAAAAGCCCATTGATTTCCAGGCCATCGACGAACAGCCGGTCGACCTGATTTTCCTGCTGCTGGCGCCGGAATCGGCGGGGGCGGACCATCTCAAGGCCCTGGCCCGGGTGTCCCGGCTGCTGCGCGACCGCGCGACCTGCGACAAGCTGCGCGGCACGGACAACGCGGAAGCGCTCTACGCCATCCTCAGCAACTCCGCCGACGTTCAGGCGGCCTGA